ACAGTTCACCTTTAAGAAACTGGCAGAAAAAATAGGATCGACCGAAGCATCGGTTTACCGCTATTTTGAAAATAAACATCAATTGTTGCTGTATTTGATTTCCTGGTACTGGACCTGGCTGAATCACCGCATCATTCACTACATCGAAGGGAAAAGCAACCGTCAGGAACGACTCGAAGTTGC
This portion of the Flavobacteriales bacterium genome encodes:
- a CDS encoding TetR/AcrR family transcriptional regulator gives rise to the protein MLLRPTIKLSDSHYLKNPEETELGRNIVGHSILMIEEMGIEQFTFKKLAEKIGSTEASVYRYFENKHQLLLYLISWYWTWLNHRIIHYIEGKSNRQERLEVA